From Orcinus orca chromosome 3, mOrcOrc1.1, whole genome shotgun sequence, a single genomic window includes:
- the CPEB4 gene encoding cytoplasmic polyadenylation element-binding protein 4 isoform X6, protein MEDGFLDDGRGDQPLHSGLGSPHCFTHQNGERVERYSRKVFVGGLPPDIDEDEITASFRRFGPLIVDWPHKAESKSYFPPKGYAFLLFQDESSVQALIDACIEEDGKLYLCVSSPTIKDKPVQIRPWNLSDSDFVMDGSQPLDPRKTIFVGGVPRPLRAVELAMIMDRLYGGVCYAGIDTDPELKYPKGAGRVAFSNQQSYIAAISARFVQLQHGEIDKRVEVKPYVLDDQLCDECQGARCGGKFAPFFCANVTCLQYYCEYCWAAIHSRAGREFHKPLVKEGGDRPRHISFRWN, encoded by the exons ATGGAAGATGGATTCTTGGATGATGGCCGTGGGGATCAACCTCTTCATAGTGGCCTGGGTTCACCTCACTGCTTCACTCACCAGAATGGAGAAAGAGTAGAACGATATTCTCGCAAGGTGTTTGTGGGCGGATTACCTCCTGACATCGATGAAG ATGAGATCACAGCTAGTTTTCGTCGCTTTGGCCCTTTGATTGTGGATTGGCCTCATAAAGCAGAGAGCAAATCCTATTTTCCTCCTAAAG gcTATGCATTCCTGCTATTTCAAGATGAAAGCTCTGTTCAGGCTCTCATTGATGCATGTATTGAAGAAGATGGAAAACTCTACCTTTGTGTATCAAGTCCCACTATCAAAGACAAGCCA GTACAGATTCGGCCTTGGAATCTCAGTGACAGTGACTTTGTGATGGATGGTTCACAGCCTCTTGACCCACGAAAAACTATATTTGTTGGTGGTGTTCCCCGACCATTGCGAGCTG TGGAGCTTGCCATGATAATGGACCGGCTGTATGGAGGCGTGTGCTATGCTGGGATTGATACCGACCCTGAGCTGAAATACCCAAAAGGAGCTGGGCGAGTCGCATTCTCTAATCAACAGAGTTACATAGCTGCTATCAGTGCCCGCTTCGTGCAGCTGCAGCATGGAGAGATAGATAAACGG GTGGAAGTTAAGCCATATGTCTTGGACGATCAGCTGTGTGATGAATGTCAGGGGGCCCGTTGTGGGGGAAAATTTGCTCCATTTTTCTGTGCTAATGTTACCTGTCTGCAGTATTACTGTGAATATTGCTGGGCTGCTATTCATTCTCGCGCTGGCAGGGAATTCCACAAGCCCCTGGTGAAGGAAGGCGGTGACCGTCCTCGACATATTTCATTCCGCTGGAACTAA